One genomic segment of Hydrocarboniclastica marina includes these proteins:
- a CDS encoding alpha/beta hydrolase, with the protein MGLPSHPPVVLIHGMWSQPCVWDGWQRNLEDAGYQCHRLRLFGHRADAHPSTLELLGRSGLQDYVAQARELVDSLPREPVLIGHSLGGLIAQQLATQVSLAAVVLVCTAAPAAVFPLRLTR; encoded by the coding sequence ATGGGCCTGCCATCCCACCCTCCGGTCGTTCTGATTCATGGTATGTGGAGCCAACCCTGCGTCTGGGATGGCTGGCAACGTAACCTTGAAGATGCCGGCTATCAGTGCCATCGCCTGAGGCTTTTCGGCCATAGAGCCGATGCACACCCCAGCACGTTGGAACTTCTGGGCCGGTCAGGACTGCAGGACTATGTGGCTCAGGCCCGGGAACTGGTCGACTCTCTGCCGAGAGAGCCGGTGCTCATCGGCCATTCCCTTGGCGGACTGATCGCTCAACAATTGGCGACTCAAGTCTCCCTCGCGGCGGTGGTACTGGTCTGCACCGCTGCCCCTGCAGCCGTGTTCCCTCTGAGACTGACGCGGTAG
- a CDS encoding methyl-accepting chemotaxis protein: protein MSSQLSIAQRLGLGFGLILALMILITITGMERVGFIDSTLTSVSEGAALKQRYAINFRGSVHDRAIAIRDAVLVRDTAALEQHLGDVNRLAAFYRESAKPMDALFTAGDAEPAERALLDEIKATEARTLALTDSLIRLRRAADLESAREFLLEQASPAYSEWLRNINAFIDYQEEIIASDLAAVRATASNFEWLILSVTLVAIVLAMIIATLIIRNLKAILGAEPQEVAEIIRGLARGELSHRITTRFPDSVMGALKETLCRLTATIAEVRSSADELSQASAQLLSTSARNSNQIQLQTSEAEQMATAINEMAATVGEVASYASGAATAAKNADSEVGTGYRVVEETVSAIHNLAATLESASETVQQVSEDSGSIEKIIEVINAIAEQTNLLALNAAIEAARAGGHGRGFAVVADEVRSLATRTQDSTREIQDMIGKLQQGAGQAAKVMQDSRKLAQKTVDQTQLAETALGKIRTEVGAINDMNAQIASAAEQQSSVAEEVNQNINRIHEATVETAAGSDQVAESSRKLAQLADSLTTKVSFFKS, encoded by the coding sequence ATGTCTTCTCAACTCAGCATTGCTCAGCGTCTTGGCCTGGGCTTCGGGCTCATACTTGCCCTGATGATCCTGATTACAATCACCGGCATGGAGCGGGTTGGTTTCATTGACTCGACACTTACCAGCGTCAGTGAGGGGGCTGCCCTCAAGCAGCGCTACGCCATCAACTTTCGCGGCAGTGTGCACGACCGGGCAATAGCAATTCGCGATGCCGTTCTTGTTCGGGACACGGCTGCACTGGAACAGCACCTTGGCGATGTAAACCGGCTTGCGGCGTTCTACCGCGAGTCGGCCAAACCCATGGACGCCCTTTTTACCGCCGGTGATGCAGAGCCTGCAGAACGGGCGCTGCTGGACGAGATAAAGGCCACCGAGGCCCGCACACTGGCCCTGACAGACAGCCTGATCCGGCTCCGCAGAGCAGCCGACCTCGAATCCGCCCGTGAATTCCTGCTGGAGCAGGCTTCTCCCGCTTATTCCGAATGGCTCAGGAATATCAACGCGTTTATCGACTATCAGGAAGAGATCATTGCTTCAGATCTCGCTGCCGTTCGCGCGACCGCCAGTAACTTCGAATGGCTTATCCTCTCGGTGACACTGGTCGCCATTGTGCTTGCGATGATCATAGCGACCCTGATCATTCGCAACCTCAAGGCAATACTTGGGGCCGAGCCTCAGGAAGTTGCCGAGATTATCCGGGGTCTTGCCCGTGGCGAACTCAGCCATCGCATCACAACGCGCTTTCCCGACAGTGTAATGGGCGCTTTGAAGGAAACTCTCTGCCGCCTGACAGCGACGATCGCCGAGGTCCGTAGCTCGGCGGACGAACTGAGCCAGGCCTCAGCCCAGCTTCTTTCGACGTCGGCACGTAACAGCAACCAGATCCAGTTGCAGACCAGTGAAGCCGAACAGATGGCCACTGCCATCAATGAGATGGCGGCGACGGTCGGGGAAGTGGCCAGCTACGCCAGCGGCGCGGCCACAGCCGCCAAAAATGCGGACTCCGAGGTGGGGACAGGCTACCGGGTTGTGGAGGAAACAGTCAGTGCTATCCACAACCTCGCGGCGACACTGGAAAGCGCATCCGAGACGGTCCAGCAGGTCTCCGAGGATAGCGGCAGTATCGAGAAGATCATTGAAGTCATTAACGCCATCGCTGAGCAGACCAACCTGCTGGCACTTAATGCCGCGATTGAGGCAGCCCGCGCCGGCGGCCATGGCCGTGGTTTCGCTGTGGTGGCTGATGAAGTCAGGTCGCTGGCTACCCGGACTCAGGACTCAACCCGGGAAATTCAGGACATGATCGGCAAACTGCAGCAGGGCGCAGGGCAGGCTGCCAAAGTCATGCAGGACAGCCGCAAGCTGGCGCAGAAAACGGTTGATCAGACACAGTTGGCTGAAACAGCACTCGGCAAGATACGCACCGAGGTAGGTGCCATCAATGACATGAACGCCCAGATCGCCAGCGCCGCTGAGCAACAGAGCAGCGTTGCCGAAGAGGTTAACCAGAACATCAACCGGATTCATGAGGCCACGGTAGAAACTGCAGCCGGATCCGACCAAGTGGCTGAATCAAGCCGCAAACTTGCGCAGCTGGCTGACTCACTCACGACCAAGGTGAGTTTTTTCAAAAGCTGA
- a CDS encoding TetR/AcrR family transcriptional regulator: MKVDTAGVTRKPVQDRSRDRVERVVAAAERLLLETGPERTSIPEVARLSKVPRASIYQFFPSKYALFLAISERHLKAVADVIGQLELTNEAEPQNGQFEHMARSVTRAAADYYNDHPVASMLILGGPMSREAYLSQEVTIQDIGHQLRPLFSRYAPDAVLPQDPDVVTIAVEIAFACMKHSYFTHARIIEPMVDQAAMAASAYLRHWLEPG; this comes from the coding sequence GTGAAAGTGGATACAGCGGGAGTCACACGCAAACCGGTTCAGGATCGCAGTAGGGATCGCGTTGAACGCGTCGTTGCGGCGGCGGAAAGGCTGTTGCTGGAAACCGGGCCTGAGCGCACCTCGATTCCGGAAGTGGCCCGGCTGTCAAAGGTGCCAAGGGCATCGATCTATCAGTTTTTCCCCAGCAAGTACGCGCTTTTTCTGGCTATTTCGGAGCGCCATCTCAAGGCCGTGGCTGACGTGATAGGCCAGTTGGAGCTCACTAACGAGGCCGAGCCGCAGAACGGGCAGTTTGAACACATGGCGCGGTCGGTCACTCGGGCGGCCGCGGACTACTATAACGACCATCCGGTCGCCAGCATGCTGATCCTGGGCGGTCCCATGAGCCGCGAGGCTTACCTCTCCCAGGAAGTCACCATTCAGGATATCGGTCACCAGCTGCGCCCGCTATTCTCACGGTATGCCCCTGATGCCGTGTTGCCGCAGGATCCTGACGTCGTCACCATAGCGGTAGAAATCGCTTTCGCGTGCATGAAACATTCGTACTTTACCCACGCACGTATTATTGAACCGATGGTTGATCAGGCCGCGATGGCGGCTAGCGCCTATCTGAGGCACTGGCTGGAACCCGGCTGA
- a CDS encoding ZrgA family zinc uptake protein: MPLCPRLIIGCLLVPGLTFATNTVAEQSLPAHVHGSATLELAVEQESVELVFTSPAMNIIGFEHAPKSEAQRAELDQALAWLEANPVVTIAGCSLVEASARSTIERARHDDGKKAHLEEHEHEHEHEHEHEHEHEHEHEHQHEAGHEERQEEGHEERHDENHHEDHEDRSGGGVRHSEITVSQALTCNGSDRGAGVETPLFLRFPGVAEVAVAWVTETTQGGERLSPKNSSFTLD; the protein is encoded by the coding sequence ATGCCCCTTTGTCCCCGTCTCATCATCGGCTGCCTGCTGGTACCCGGCCTTACATTTGCTACTAACACAGTGGCCGAGCAGTCGCTACCCGCACACGTACACGGCAGTGCAACCCTGGAACTCGCGGTTGAGCAGGAATCCGTAGAGCTGGTATTCACTTCGCCGGCCATGAACATTATCGGCTTCGAGCATGCGCCGAAGAGCGAGGCACAACGGGCCGAGCTTGACCAGGCGCTGGCCTGGCTCGAAGCAAATCCCGTCGTCACGATTGCCGGCTGCTCTCTCGTCGAAGCCAGCGCGCGCTCGACCATTGAGCGTGCACGCCACGACGACGGAAAGAAGGCGCATCTTGAGGAACACGAACACGAACACGAACACGAACACGAACACGAACACGAACACGAACACGAACACGAACACCAACACGAAGCCGGGCACGAAGAACGGCAAGAAGAAGGACACGAAGAACGGCACGACGAAAACCATCACGAAGACCATGAAGACCGTTCTGGCGGTGGCGTCCGGCACAGCGAAATCACGGTAAGCCAGGCGCTGACCTGCAACGGGTCAGACCGCGGCGCGGGGGTTGAGACTCCGCTGTTTTTGCGTTTTCCTGGCGTCGCCGAAGTGGCTGTCGCCTGGGTTACGGAGACTACCCAGGGCGGGGAGCGGTTGAGCCCGAAGAACAGCAGCTTTACGCTCGATTGA
- a CDS encoding ABC transporter ATP-binding protein: MPLPEPVLQLQDLYFGWPGGSDRWHVPELSIKRGEHCFLHGPSGCGKSTLLALLAGMIKPQAGSVTMLGSQVSSFAGRRRDRFRADHMGIIFQQFNLVPYLNALENVLLTCRFSRLRREKLALPLHAAGCDALRALGLPENRWRAPVGALSVGQQQRVAAARALLGGPEIILADEPTSALDAHNRDRFVEVLIQQARDHQSTVLFVSHDRDLSGHFSHSLEIGQWREAGV; encoded by the coding sequence ATGCCATTGCCTGAACCGGTATTGCAGCTTCAGGATCTGTACTTCGGATGGCCCGGAGGTTCCGACCGATGGCACGTTCCGGAACTGAGCATTAAGCGGGGGGAACACTGTTTTCTGCACGGTCCCAGCGGTTGTGGCAAAAGTACCTTGCTTGCGCTTCTGGCCGGCATGATAAAGCCCCAGGCGGGCAGCGTCACAATGCTGGGGAGCCAGGTCTCGTCTTTTGCCGGACGTCGGCGCGACCGATTCCGGGCCGATCATATGGGCATCATTTTCCAGCAGTTCAACCTTGTTCCCTATCTCAATGCCCTTGAGAATGTGCTGCTGACCTGCCGTTTTTCACGATTGCGGCGCGAAAAGCTCGCCCTTCCTCTTCACGCTGCCGGATGCGACGCACTGCGCGCGCTGGGTTTGCCAGAAAACCGCTGGCGGGCTCCGGTCGGTGCACTCAGCGTTGGTCAGCAACAGAGAGTCGCGGCGGCCCGGGCATTGCTCGGCGGACCGGAAATTATTCTCGCGGATGAGCCTACTTCGGCGCTCGACGCCCACAACCGCGACCGGTTTGTGGAAGTGCTTATTCAACAGGCCCGTGACCACCAAAGCACGGTACTGTTCGTCAGCCATGACCGGGACCTTTCCGGGCATTTTTCCCACAGCCTTGAAATCGGGCAGTGGCGGGAGGCGGGCGTATGA
- a CDS encoding ABC transporter permease, producing MMAATLFRLTVASVWHRRGTLSLVVLTLTLSVSLLLGVQYVRSEVKQSFVNTVSGTDLIVGARSGPLNLLLYSVFHIGNPTNNISWPTYQAIASDPAVEWTVPLSLGDSHRGYRVIGTTTDFFQYFQHGRSQMLAFDQGEPFSDLFEAVIGASVADALGYAYGQEIVLAHGTGSVSFVKHDDKPFEVVGVLAPTGTPVDNAVLVSLEAIEAIHLGWQGGVPAPGRRVTAAQAREQNLEPKAITAALVGVERKVATFQLQRKWNQWSPEPLSAILPGVALSELWRLLSGFEAALLAITAFVVVISLVGMVAVLLTAQAQRSREMAILRACGASPLLLALLFSCEALLIALCSIALALVVGFSGLAFVMPVLGDTLGLHLELRPLAPTEWYLLALVPLAALVVSWIPAWRAYRKSLAEGLTPRE from the coding sequence ATGATGGCGGCAACGCTTTTCAGGCTAACGGTTGCCAGCGTATGGCACCGGCGTGGGACGCTTTCCCTGGTGGTGCTTACCTTAACCCTGAGTGTCAGCCTGCTGCTCGGCGTGCAGTACGTGCGTTCGGAGGTCAAGCAGTCTTTCGTCAATACGGTTTCCGGCACCGACCTGATCGTTGGCGCACGCAGCGGGCCTCTCAACCTGTTGCTTTATTCCGTCTTCCATATCGGCAACCCGACGAATAACATCAGTTGGCCTACCTACCAGGCTATCGCGTCGGATCCGGCGGTTGAATGGACTGTGCCGCTTTCACTGGGTGACTCACACCGGGGTTACCGGGTGATCGGCACTACAACCGATTTTTTTCAGTACTTTCAGCATGGCCGGAGTCAGATGCTAGCCTTCGATCAGGGCGAGCCTTTTTCCGATTTGTTCGAAGCGGTCATAGGCGCCAGTGTGGCGGACGCGCTGGGCTACGCCTATGGGCAAGAAATCGTCCTGGCCCACGGTACCGGTAGCGTCAGCTTCGTAAAACATGATGACAAACCGTTCGAGGTGGTCGGTGTGCTTGCGCCAACCGGCACGCCGGTGGATAACGCCGTGCTGGTCAGCCTGGAAGCTATCGAGGCGATTCACCTGGGCTGGCAGGGCGGCGTTCCAGCGCCCGGCAGGCGGGTAACGGCAGCGCAGGCGCGGGAGCAGAATCTTGAGCCGAAAGCCATCACCGCGGCGCTGGTCGGGGTCGAGCGGAAGGTGGCAACCTTTCAGTTACAGCGCAAATGGAATCAGTGGTCGCCGGAACCGTTGAGCGCGATCCTGCCCGGGGTCGCGCTGTCGGAGCTGTGGCGATTGCTGTCGGGGTTCGAGGCAGCGCTGTTGGCGATAACTGCTTTCGTAGTGGTGATCAGCCTGGTGGGCATGGTCGCAGTGCTGCTAACCGCTCAGGCCCAACGCTCCCGGGAGATGGCGATACTCCGCGCCTGCGGTGCGTCGCCGTTACTGCTGGCATTGTTGTTCAGCTGTGAGGCCCTACTGATCGCATTGTGCAGCATCGCGCTGGCTTTGGTTGTCGGATTCTCTGGCCTGGCCTTTGTCATGCCCGTGCTGGGCGATACCCTGGGGTTGCATCTTGAGCTGCGACCCCTGGCGCCGACCGAATGGTACCTTCTCGCACTGGTTCCGCTAGCGGCCCTGGTAGTGTCCTGGATTCCGGCCTGGCGTGCCTACCGAAAGAGCCTGGCCGAGGGCCTGACGCCGCGCGAATAA
- a CDS encoding DUF3299 domain-containing protein — MFIRVLAISTLLCLLPVAGLATEWQELDWTELMPPEDLALLENMPVADHEGNEPVTLPEEIMEGNIRPELDGTPLRIPGFIVPLQVNDDQKITEFFLVPYFGACIHVPAPPPNQIIHVTYAPGYNPDALYHPFWIQGVLHTDKVSNDVADASYVMDAVLVEPYQEAY, encoded by the coding sequence ATGTTCATCAGAGTGCTGGCCATCAGTACGCTGCTCTGCCTGCTCCCTGTGGCCGGGCTGGCGACCGAGTGGCAAGAGCTGGACTGGACCGAGCTGATGCCCCCGGAGGATCTGGCTCTCCTTGAAAACATGCCGGTCGCCGACCATGAGGGTAACGAGCCCGTTACGCTGCCTGAAGAAATAATGGAAGGGAACATCAGGCCTGAACTGGACGGAACACCTCTTCGCATTCCGGGCTTCATCGTGCCCCTGCAGGTCAATGATGATCAGAAGATCACCGAGTTCTTCCTGGTCCCCTACTTCGGTGCCTGCATCCATGTGCCGGCACCGCCGCCCAACCAGATTATCCATGTCACCTACGCGCCCGGCTACAATCCCGATGCGCTCTATCATCCGTTCTGGATACAGGGTGTACTTCACACTGACAAGGTCAGTAACGACGTTGCCGATGCCTCGTATGTCATGGACGCGGTTCTGGTCGAGCCCTATCAGGAAGCGTACTAG
- a CDS encoding flavin-containing monooxygenase, whose translation MSLPTRVCVIGAGPSGITAAKNCLEAGLPVTVFEKNNKVGGNWVFNASTGHSSVYENTHIISSRDWSEYEDFPMPDDYPEYPNHKQLQAYFENYARHFGVINKIRFDTTVDEATRDEAGNWQIRYTGPDGESQTETFTHLMVANGHHWNPKYPEYPGSFNGTFMHSHDFKGVDDSWRGKRILVIGAGNSACDVSVESARLADKVALSMRSPQWFLPKFIFGMPSDVLAARTPWLPSKLRQRMLTLLLKMLQGDYAKYGLPRPTKPVLSHHPSLNSDLLDFIRHGRVKPRPAVKALKGDVVEFVDGTEEAFDTIVACTGFWISFPFFDKTLIDFQRAERVPLYRKMMHADYENLYFIGLFQPIGCIWPLADYQAKLACKDILGDYQRPLDMHAAIEHEVNNPHLAFDKGSRHSTQVDYHQFRAELKRELNTTGIEIGRPPEGHKSRYKHFWPTSAGNHTTGA comes from the coding sequence ATGTCATTACCCACACGCGTGTGCGTCATCGGCGCCGGCCCCAGCGGTATAACGGCCGCAAAGAACTGTCTTGAAGCCGGACTTCCGGTCACGGTGTTCGAGAAAAACAACAAAGTCGGCGGCAACTGGGTGTTTAACGCCAGCACTGGCCACTCCAGCGTCTATGAGAATACCCATATCATCAGTTCGAGGGACTGGTCCGAGTACGAGGACTTTCCCATGCCCGATGACTACCCGGAATATCCCAACCACAAGCAGCTTCAGGCCTACTTCGAAAATTATGCCCGCCATTTCGGCGTCATCAATAAAATCCGGTTCGACACGACCGTCGACGAAGCGACCCGGGACGAAGCCGGCAACTGGCAGATCAGATATACGGGGCCTGACGGTGAGAGTCAGACCGAGACGTTCACTCACCTCATGGTCGCGAACGGGCACCACTGGAACCCGAAGTATCCCGAGTACCCGGGCAGTTTCAACGGTACCTTCATGCATTCCCATGACTTCAAAGGCGTGGATGACAGCTGGCGTGGCAAGCGCATTCTGGTAATAGGCGCCGGCAACTCGGCCTGTGACGTCTCTGTGGAATCAGCCCGGCTGGCGGATAAAGTCGCGCTGAGCATGCGCAGCCCCCAGTGGTTCCTGCCCAAGTTCATTTTCGGCATGCCCTCTGATGTTCTGGCCGCTCGCACGCCCTGGCTACCCTCCAAATTACGCCAGCGGATGCTGACCCTGCTTCTGAAAATGCTGCAGGGGGATTACGCCAAGTACGGGCTGCCTCGACCGACAAAGCCGGTTTTGAGCCACCACCCTTCGCTCAACTCGGACCTGCTCGATTTCATACGCCATGGGCGCGTCAAGCCACGCCCGGCCGTCAAGGCTCTCAAAGGCGACGTTGTCGAGTTCGTGGACGGCACGGAAGAGGCTTTTGATACCATTGTCGCCTGCACCGGGTTCTGGATCAGCTTTCCCTTTTTCGACAAAACCCTGATCGACTTCCAGCGCGCTGAACGCGTGCCGCTCTACCGCAAGATGATGCACGCGGATTATGAGAACCTCTATTTTATCGGTCTGTTCCAGCCGATCGGCTGTATCTGGCCTTTGGCCGACTACCAGGCAAAACTGGCCTGCAAGGACATTCTCGGCGACTATCAGCGGCCACTCGACATGCACGCAGCGATCGAGCACGAGGTTAACAACCCCCACCTCGCCTTCGACAAAGGGAGCCGTCACTCCACCCAGGTCGACTACCACCAGTTCAGAGCCGAACTGAAACGGGAGCTGAACACCACCGGTATCGAGATTGGCCGGCCGCCAGAGGGCCACAAGAGTCGCTACAAGCATTTCTGGCCGACCTCTGCAGGCAACCACACCACAGGGGCCTGA
- a CDS encoding CAP domain-containing protein — protein sequence MNSGPGSRKSKLRFSLVWALMFGVAAPLAQPVDGKSNRSCSLDDLEQEMLDRVNQARSQPRQCGGESFDEAQPLTWNCRLEAAARAHTEAMVEQAFFGHTGPDGKQVTDRVDKAGYSWRSVGENIAAGQETVGQVVEGWLQSPGHCRNIMKPGFEEMGAARSANRGGPYDPYWTQVFARPRQGARSPND from the coding sequence TTGAATTCCGGACCAGGCAGTCGTAAAAGCAAGCTCCGGTTCAGCCTGGTCTGGGCGCTAATGTTCGGAGTGGCTGCGCCGCTGGCCCAGCCGGTAGACGGTAAGTCGAACCGGTCCTGTAGCCTTGATGATCTGGAGCAGGAAATGCTCGATCGCGTCAACCAGGCACGATCCCAGCCGCGTCAATGCGGCGGTGAGTCATTCGACGAGGCTCAACCATTAACCTGGAACTGTCGTCTGGAGGCCGCTGCGCGGGCCCATACTGAGGCTATGGTCGAGCAGGCGTTCTTTGGCCATACCGGCCCGGACGGAAAGCAGGTAACGGACCGCGTTGATAAGGCGGGATATAGCTGGCGCTCCGTGGGCGAGAACATAGCGGCGGGCCAGGAAACGGTCGGGCAGGTGGTCGAAGGCTGGTTACAGAGCCCGGGACACTGTCGCAACATCATGAAGCCCGGATTCGAGGAGATGGGCGCCGCGCGGTCCGCCAATCGCGGCGGCCCCTATGATCCTTACTGGACCCAGGTTTTCGCCCGCCCGCGCCAGGGAGCGCGTAGCCCCAATGATTAA